The Neptunomonas concharum genomic interval TCCGTATCAGCGCTAATGGCGTCAACGATGAAACGCAGATTCATACCCATATGTGTTATTCGGAGTTTAACGATATTATCGAATCGATCGCCAACATGGACGCCGATGTGATCACTATTGAAACCTCACGGTCTGATATGGAGCTATTGGATGTATTTGAACACTTCAATTACCCCAACGACATAGGGCCAGGGGTCTATGATATTCACACCCCCAATATCCCATCACAAGCGCAGATGGTTGCCTTGATGGAAAAAGCAGCCTGTAGAATTCCTGCCGAGCGGCTTTGGGTCAACCCCGACTGTGGCTTAAAAACCCGCCAATGGAAGGAAGTGATACCCGCTCTTGAAAACATGGTAGCTGCGGCCAAAGCACTGAGGCAGAAAGCGTTAAAAGCCGTAAGCTAATAACGCTAACACGGGTAAAGCTACACCGATCTTAACCTTGATGATGCGTAAGCCGAAAGCCTAACCACACTGGATTGCCTTCGATCACATCTGTGATTGAAGGTAATTTTCTATACCCAGCATTTTAATTAAACGTAGCTGTTGCTCTAACCAGTAGGCATGGTCAACTTCAGTATCTTCCAGCAATTTTTGTAAGATCTCCCGTGACTGGTAATCCTGCTCCTCTTCGCAGACCTTGATAACCTCTTTTAGTCGGTTACCCACTTCATATTCGATACGCAGATCACTTTCCAGCATCTCTGCTACATGTGTTCCAATCTGTAGCCCTTCACGCGCCACCATATTGGGTGTCCCTTCAAGAAACAGCATACGTTCGATGAGTAAAGCAGCATGCCCTTTTTCATCTTCTACTTCATGATCTATACGTTCAAAGAGTTTACTCAACCCCCAATCATCATACATACGCGAATGGATAAAATACTGATCCATGGCGGCCAGTTCCATTGCCAGTAGGGAGTTCAATCCGTCTATAACCCGTTGATTACCTTTCATTCTTTTTTCCTCGCCTACATTTTACTTTGAAGGTAGTTTGCTATGCCTACTTGCCCAATTAAGTGTTGCTGCGCTTCAATCCAATCTAAATGCTCTTCTTCCTCGGATAGAATTTTTTCCAACAATTCACGGCTGACAAAATCGGACTGTGTTTCGCATAAAGCGATCGCTTCGCGTAACAATGTAAGTTGGCTCATTTCAAAATCCAGGTCACCTTGCAACATCTCGGCCGTGTGTTCACCAATTCGTAAACGCTCCAAATGCTGGAGGTTGGGCAACCCTTCAAGAAACAAAATGCGCTCAATAAGGTCGTCGGCTTGTTTCATATCCTTGATGGATTTTTTGTATGCTTTCTCATTGAGTTCACCCAGACCCCAATTTTTATACATACGCGCATGCAAAAAAAACTGGTTAATAGATGTCAACTCAGCAGTCAGCACCTTGTTGAGCATGCTTAATACTTGCTTATCACCCTGCATATAACTCTCCAAAAATATGACTAAAGGCTAAATGTATAGACAGAGTTTATGGCAAGCCACGACAGAAGTACAAAAACCCAATTAAAAAGTAACAAACACTTGATATAAATCTATATGAGAATTATTATCAATCACACTAACATATAGGTTTTATGATTATGTATATCTGTATTTGCAATGCCGTCACTGACTCACACATTCGAAACGCCATTGATGAAGGCGCCACCAGCGTCGCTGATCTTAATAAGTCATTATCTGTCGGCAGCTGCTGCGGGAAATGTACGCGTTCAGCCAGAGAGCTAATAAAAGATCATCTGGCCGATTCAAAGATCGATTCTCTGTCCTACAATGCTGCCTGATCTTTATTGGCAGATAGGCTGTATGTTCTCTGCAAAGCTCTCGGTATACTCTTTCGCTATTAGATAAACGAAAGTATGAGTCATACCCTATGCCGCCCCTCTCTTTTGCATCGTTACCCCTTGATCAATGGTGTCAGCGCCTACCGTTAATCAACCAACTAATCGCCACCGAAGAGCTATTTTGGCTGAACCCAAAGTTGATCCCATTTCATCAGGCCAAAACTACACTACCGCTGAGTGATAAAGATACTCAAGATGCAGCTGCGCGGTTGCAGCGTTTCAGTACTTACATTCGTCAGGTTTTCCCAGAAACCAAGCCAGCCCAAGGGTTAATTGAGTCTCCCCTGCGAGCTATTCCTCAGATGCAGACGGCGCTATCTGATTACTACAAAACTCCCCTCCCCGGTCGTTTCCTACTCAAATGTGATAGCCACCTGCCCATATCCGGCTCAATCAAAGCCCGTGGTGGTATTTACGAAGTCCTGAAATATGCCGAAACATTAGCGTTGGAAGCTGGGCTCATTACAGAGTCCGATAACTACGTAACATTTAATGATGAAGCCTTACGCCAACATTTTGCCCAACATCGTGTGATTGTAGGCTCCACCGGCAACCTAGGGCTCAGTATCGGCATTATGAGTGCACGCTTAGGCTTTAAGGTGACAGTGCATATGTCGGCCGATGCTAGGCAGTGGAAAAAGGAGCTACTACGCAGCAAAGGGGTAGACGTCGTTGAGCATGCCGATGACTATAGCAAAGCGGTAGAACAAGGCAGACTCGAAGCCTCAGCCTCGCCTAATAGCCACTTTGTGGATGATGAACATTCTCAGGATCTATTTCTTGGTTATAGCGTGGCAGCACTTCGCTTACAAAAACAGTTAGGAGAACAAAACATCGTGGTAGATCAGGCGCATCCCCTATTTGTTTATCTACCCTGCGGTGTCGGTGGTGGTCCGGGTGGTGTTGCCTTTGGCCTGAAACAACTATGGGGCGATAACGTCCATTGTTTCTTTGCAGAGCCGACGCACTCTCCCTGTATGTTGCTCGGCATGTACTCCGAGTTACATGAAGGTATCAGCGTACAGGATATCGGTTTGGATAATCACACCTGTGCCGATGGCTTAGCGGTGGGTCGGCCTTCCGGTTTTGTTGGCAAAGTAATGGAGCCATTGCTATCTGGGATATTCACCGTTGCGGATAACGAGCTCTATAAATTGCTAGCGCTGCTCAAACAAAGTGAAAATATTATGCTCGAGCCCTCCGCGCTGGCCGGTATGCCGGGCATACACTGGGCCAACCAGCAGCAAGACTACCTAAAACAGCACGCTATAGAAGCTGACAAGATCACCCACATTGTCTGGGCAACCGGTGGCAATATGGTCCCTGAGATTGAACAACAAGCTTACTTAGACCAAGGAATTTCGCTGCTCAATTATGACAAATCATAATTAGGAATTATAACTCTAAGGAAAGATTAGCAAGATTCATTAATTCATCTTAATTGTGTCACAGAAGTAACACAGAGGCTTTCTATTCTGTTGCCATTCGTTGAGTACCTGTCTGTTACGGGTACCTGTTTTGGCTGCAGGAAGATATGTCTGATAAAGTAATACTCGTTATATTGGATGGCCTGAATGCTCAGGTTGCCAGTGAATGCATGGGATTTATGGAGGCCTTAAGGGCACAGGGGATTGCTACCCGATACCAAATCTCATGCGAACTCCCTTCCATGTCACGTCCTTTGTATGAGGCGATACTGACAGGTGTCACCCCGATTGTGAGTGGCATTGTCCACAACCATGTTATCCGTAACTCCAACCAACAAAGTATTTTCAGCCTGGCTCGCCAAGCAGGACTAAGCACAGCGGCAGCCAGCTATCACTGGATCAGCGAGCTCTATAACCACTCACCCTACGATGCTATACGTGACCGACACACCTGTGATGAGTCCTTACTGATCCAACATGGCTGCTTTTATCATGCCGATCACTATCCCGATGATCACCTATTTCTTGATGCTGAATGGCTAAGACGCCAGCATGACCCGGACTTCTTATTAGTCCATCCCATGAACATCGATAACGCTGGACATAGAGAGGGCTTAGATAGTAGCCATTACCGCAATACCACCCGCAAGACAGACATGATCTTGTCTGACTATCTTCCCCAGTGGATAGAAGCAGGTTATCAGATCCTGATCACCGCTGATCACGGTATGAACAATGACCGCAGCCATGGCGGCACCTTGCCCGAGGAGCAGCAAGTTCCCCTGTTTGTGATCGGTTCAGCGTTTTCTCACCAACCTACATGTAAACCGTCACAGACTGACTTGTGCGGGACGGTTTGCGAACTGCTCGGCATCAGGATGCACAACAAGCCAATCTGCAAAGATCTATTGCTGTTAGATCCTTCACTCAAGGAGTGTAGCTAATGGCGCTAGTTATTTTCGATTTAGATGAAACCCTACTAGCAGGTGATTCATCTTCACTGTTTTGCCATTTCCTTGTAGAGCAAGGGTTAGCCGATCAGCCGTTTATTGTAAAAGAACAGCAGTTAATGGCGCTTTATAGCCAACAACAGCTCTCGATGGATGATTACATTGCGTTTCAATTATCGCCCTTGGCCAGTATCAGCGTGGCAGATATCGAAGCACTTTTACCCACATTCGTTGCAAACTATATTGCTCCTCGTTTCTACCCTGAAGCACTGGAGCTTATCGCCCAATTAAGGGCTCAAGGCGATCGTATTCTGGTTATCTCTGCCACGGCCGCCTTTATCGTTCGTGCAGCCTGCCAGCACTTAGGTATTGACGATGTTATCGCCATCGAGCTTGAAGAGAGCGAAGCAGGCTACTATACCGGCCAAATCAGAGGAATACCCTCTTACCGCGAAGGCAAAGTCACCCGCCTGAAAGCTTGGCTGAATAGGCAAAATGAGACGCTAGAAAACGCCGCTTTCTATTCCGACTCTATTAATGATCTTCCCCTGCTTGAAGCTGTACCTCATCCCATTGCAACCAACCCGGATGATTTACTCAAGCAAACAGCCATAGAACGGACATGGCAAACCCTGACATGGACGTGCTAAGACCGATGACGACTCACTCTACTAACACTCAAAAACTAATCAGGAACTGTGCTATGTCCAGACTATTACTCGCAAGTGCTGCCGTTTTAATGGCTTCAAATGTCATGGCGGCTTGTCCAACGGTTACCGCTAAAGATGCAAAGGGTGAATACCCTTATATCTTTGAGAAGGCTGAATTTGAGAAAATTTATCAGTGCCAACTATCCTTTACAGGCAACCCATCTGCTAAAGCACTCAATGAGCGTATTGCAGGCAACCCTGCACTACCTGCGCTTACAGATCGACTGCCTACAGAGCCTTTAGTGATTGCACCCTATGTTCAAGTTGGTCAATACGGTGGAGTTCTTGACGGTATATCCAAAGCCACAGAGTCAGGCACCTCTGACCTGCTGTCCGTTCGTCACGTGAACCTGACTCGCTTTAGCGACGATCTGAAAACCGTCGTACCGAATGTCGCTAAGCGCTGGAAGTGGAATGATAACTTTACAGAATTGACCATGGAACTGCGTAAAGGCCACAAGTGGTCTGACGGTGCCCCTTTCACCGCCGAAGATGTCGCCTTTTGGTACAACAACATGTTGATGGATACCAACATCATCAAATCACCGAAAGATCGTTTCCTATCAGATGGCAAACCCATGAAAGTTGAAGCGCTTAACGAAACAACCGTGCGCTTTACTCTGAATGCTCCGAAACCGGGCCTGACCGCTATGTTTGCACAGGACTATGCGCAACCATTCCAACCCAAACATCTACTTAGCAAATTCCACCCAGACTTTAATCAAGATGCCAATAAACTAGCGAAAGAACTTGGCTTTGAAGATGGGTACGCCGTGATCAATTTCTATTACGGCCAATCTGACTGGAAAGATGTCCCTTCGCCATTACTAAAAGATAAAGCTGCTGCAGAAAGCTTGGTAAAATCCGGTTTTACAGCGGTTGCCCCAACACTGGAATCTCATATCCTTGTTGAAGAGACATTAGAAGGTCGTCGCTTGGTGGCTAACCCCTATTTCTTCCAGACCGATACCGCCGGTAACCAACTCCCCTACATCAACGAAATCAATGAAATTTTCATTGGTGACGAAGATATCCAAACCACCAAAATGATTGCCGGTGAGATTGATTACAAAGCCCAAGCAGTTAACCTGCCTGCCGCACCGGTACTGCTGGAGAACAAAGATAAAGGTGGGTATGAAGTTGCCCTGCGCCCAACTATCGGTGAAGTAGCTTTTGCCTTTAACCTGACCGATAAAGACTTAGAAAAACGCGACATCTTCAATAACGTAGATTTTCGCCGCGCGATGTCCCTTGCTGTCAACCGAGATCAGATAAACGAAATCGCCTATTTTGGATTAGGCACCCCTACGCAATACACCGCCTTTGACGCGGACACCGCTTCCTTTGTTACCGATAAGCAGAAGCAAGCGTGGATAACCTACAACACAAAAGAAGCCGCCAAATTGCTGGATAAAGCCGGTGTAGTGGATAAAGATGGTGATGGTCTACGGGATCTGCCGTCCGGTAAGAAGTTAGAACTTAACATCCAGTATTCCACTCAGGGCGTTGCCACTGAGCTTGTTGAAATCATTGCCGCAAACTGGAATGCAGTAGGTGTTAAAACCACTCAGAAAGAAGTGACATCCGATGAGTATCGTAACTCCCAGTCTGCAAATGACCTGAGTGTTACTTTCTGGACCATGGGACGTCCACTGGCAACGCTGGCTAGTAATACCACTGACTTACTCCCTCCTTACGGCAGCTTCTTTGATCTGCGCACAGGTATGTTATGGGAGCAGTACCGTAATACAAAAGGTGCTGAAGGCGTCAAACCACCAGCCACAGTCGATGAAATGGAACAATTAGCGAATGAGTTTGTTCAGTTACCCATGGGTAGCGACGCCTCTGCAAAAGTTGGTCATGCCATCGCTCAAAAAATGGTCGATGACCTCTTTGTTATAGGTACGGTAAAAGCCGTTGCGCCTATCTACTACAGCCGCAAACTAGGCAACTTCGAAGTACCTAAAACCTCCTCTTACGACTACTACCGTGTTTACCCTTACATGGCAACACAGTGGTTCTTATCAGAAGGCGGCGTCGCTAAACAGTAAATAAACATGAACCCCGTCTTCAGGCGGGGTTCTTTTCTCTGACTAACTGTAGATATTGATACCGTGATCATTCACTTTTTATCAGAAACTTGGCTCCTTTGGTTGATTCTGTTCACCGGTGCGCTTCTGTTTCGAGCCTCCCGGAACAGTCAATACTTTCATTATGTATTTAACCGCTACTTGTTAGCACTGGTTACCTTACTCACCGTCAGTGCCATTGTCTTTTCGTTGATGGAAGTACTGCCTGGGGACTGTGCAGAAAAGATGATCGCTTACAAAAATACCCAGGGTGAAAGCATCACCCAAGCCGATATCGCTGCCGAACGCGCACGCATGGGGCTGGATAAATCGCTACCCGAGCGCTGGGTCAACTGGGTAACCGATCTCACGTTAAAAGGTGATCTAGGCTTTAGCTGTGCAAAACGACAATCGGTGAATTTGGCATTAGGTGACCGTTTCTGGTTAAGCTTCTGGTTCTGTATTGCTGGGTTAGTGTTTTCCTACCTGATCGCGGTTCCTTTTGGGATTTTATCAGCATGGGTACTCAACAAACCCTGGAAAGACCGGAGCCCTCAACACACCCAAGCCAAACGACTCCTTAACACAGCAGGCCTAGGGCTTGCCAAAATGACAGACGTGATGCTGCGAATCATCAGCTATCTCGGTCTAGCTTTACCTAACTTCCTTTTGGCACTCACGATTATTTTGCTTTACGTGTTTGCCGGAGAAGCGGCACCCACAGGGCTATTTTCTGATGAGTGGAAACAGGTAAGCTGGTTTACCGAAAGCGGTTTCCAATGGGGCAAACTCAACGACTTTTTAGGGCATATCTGGCTACCGATCTTTGTTATTGGCTGGTCAGCAACAGCGCTTCAACTGCAAACTGTTCGCGCCTTAGTAGTAGACGAATCCAACAAGCTTTACGTGGATGCAGCCAAAGCCCGTGGCGTACATGGATTCAACTTGTGGGCAAAATATCCCGTCCGTCATTCCATTAGCCCGCTATTTAACAGCGTTGGCTTTGATTACCAACGAATCTTTAACGACCTCCCTATTGTGGCCATTGTGATTGGTCTGACCGATGCATCAGCCCTCTTAATTGAAGCTCTAGCAATGACTAATGACCAAGAACTCGCCGCCGGTATTCTGTTTTTAGTGGCTTTGGTGGTGATTTCGATGAACTTTATTACCGATATTGTGCTTGCAGCCGTAGACCCACGCGTGCGCAAGAGTGTATTAGGCACAGGAGGCCCAGCCTGATGTTAACAGCCATTTTTCGTAAAAATAAGCCTCAAACTGATACCTACGATGAGAGCTATTATACCGCAGGGCAGTTTGCGCTAATCAAAGCCCGCTTTATGAAAAAAACCGTAGGCCTGATTGCCGGATCACTACTGGGGTTTATGGTATTGCTCGGTTTGTTCGCCCCTTTCTTCTCTCCGGTAGATCCCACCATTGAGGGAGCGAATCCAGATTATCGTCGCGGCGCACCACAGGTGGTCTACTTTTGGGATGAGAACGGCTTTTCATGGCGCCCCTTTACTTACACCTACAGCAAAGATAAACCTAAAATCAACTTAAGCGCCCTCGCCAAAGGCGGTAATCTGGCAGCGTTAGATGCCCTTACATCCAGCGGTGCATTGAACTCTTCCACTCAAAATTTATTTACTGTAGATAAAAACCAACGCCGTTATCTGCAGTTCTTAGTTACAGGGTGGGAATACTCACTGCTGAAAATCGATCTATTAGGAATCGATATCAAATGGGATCGCCATCTGTTTGGCGTGGACCAAGGATCTATTCACCTGATGGGAACAGATGAGGACGGCAAGGATGTGTTCAGCCGAACGCTACATGCGATCTGGGTAACCATCAGCATTGCTATTGTTGCCTTAATCGTAAAGCTGTTCGTCTCACTTCTTGTTGGCGGCGTCAGCGGTTACTTTGGCGGTAAAGTAGATGCCGTCTTGATGAGCATCACAGAAGCGGTGCGTGTGATTCCGCCGATTCCCATCTATCTGGCCTGTGCCGTCGCGCTCTCTCAGATCGACCTGACACCGACCCAGCGTTATTTCGCTATCGCTGTAGTGATTGGCGCGTTGGACTTTGCTGCATTGGGTCGCCGCCTACGTACACACATATTGGTGGAGCGTACCCAAGACTATGTGCTGGCAGCACAATTGGCCGGTTCCAGCCATGGACGAGTCATTTGGCGGCATTTGATTCCCAGTTTTGGTAGCTACATCATTGTGGATACTTTGATCAACTTCCCTTATGTCATTTTGGCAGAAACCAGTTTGAGCTTCTTAGGGCTAGGCTTAACCGAGCCTGTAAATAGCTTGGGGGTTCTTCTACAAAAAGCTCAAGATCCCGATATCCAGCAGAATATGGTCTGGCAATTTTTCCCTGTTGCGGTGTTTGTCACCCTGATTATGGCCTTTGTTTTCGTGGGCGATGCCCTACGCGATGCCGCCGACCCTTACTCAGAGAGGAATAAGTAAATGATGGCACTTAATCCCATAAACACCCTGCTCAGTATTCGTGACTTAACATTGGATTTTCGTACCGATGAAGGGCTGGTTAGGGCACTAGATGGTGTTTCTCTGGATATTCATGCCGGCGAAGTCATGGGGCTGGTGGGCGAAAGCGGATCAGGCAAATCAGCCACCGCTAAAGCAATTATGCGCTTGCATCCGGGTAATGCTCTGATACAGAAACCAAGCGAAATACAGCTTTATGATGGCCAACAACGAATCGACGTACTGGGGCTAAACGGTAAAAATCTGCGCACGGTTCGTGGTGGGCAAGTATCAATGATTTTTCAGGAGCCAATGGCGAGCTTTGCCCCAGCGATCACACTGGGTGAGCAGATCATCGAAACGATACAGATTCACCTTAAACATGACAGGAACACGGCTCGAAAAATCGGTATAGAACTGTTTGAGCGAGTAGGCATCCCCATGCCGGAAAAGCGCTTTGATCAATATGTTTTCGAGCTGTCAGGCGGTATGCGCCAACGGGCAATGATCGCTATGGCTTTATCTACCAATCCCAAGCTACTCATAGCCGATGAACCGACCACCGCACTCGATGTTACTATTCAAGCACAAGTACTTGATTTGATGTTAGAACTGCGAGAACAGATGGGTATGGCAATTCTATTCATCACCCATGATTTGGGCGTGATCAGCAAAATCGCAGATAATGTCACCGTGATGCGCCAAGGCAACGTGGTTGAAGCAGGAACAGCTGACGACGTGCTCTATAGTCCACAACACCCTTATACGATTAAATTGCTAGACGCATTACCGCATTTAGAAGCGTTACCGGAACCTCCACAACACCAACCCGAGCCTATTCTGCGTATATCTGATCTATCCATCACTTATCCCATGTCCGGGCAGGGCCGTAAAGGGGATCACTTTAACGCGGTAAAAAATGTTTCTCTCGACCTACCTAAGGGACAAATCATCGGCTTAGTCGGTGAAAGCGGTTCCGGTAAAACATCTTTAGGTAAAGCCATACTGGGAGCTGCCCCCGTCACATCCGGGCAAGTGGAATATCGTACCGAGCAACCGTTTACGCTGAAGGCCGGCAAAGCACTGAAACGACGCCAAATAGCCGCCGTTGCGCAAATGGTCTTTCAGGATCCCTATGGCTCACTCAATCCCCGCATGACAGTAAGGGATATTATCGCGGAGCCTTTAGAAGCCATGAAGCTCACAAGCTCCAAAGCTGAAACCGATCAGCGGGTTATCGAAATGGCAAAGCGGTGCCATCTGGATATCAACCACCTACGTCGCTTCCCTCATGCGTTTTCAGGTGGGCAACGTCAACGTATCAGCATTGCTCGCGCGCTAGTAGCGAACCCGCAATTTCTGGTGGCTGATGAATCGGTAGCGGCGTTGGATGTATCGATACAAGCCGAAATTCTTGACCTGCTAAAAGAGCTCAAAGAGGAGCTAGGCTTAACCATTTTGTTCATATCCCATGACTTGAGTGTCATAGCGAACCTTTGCGACCATGTGTGTGTGATGCGCCACGGTGAGTTAATTGAACAAGGCAGCGTAAGGAAAATTTTCCTCAACCCAGAAAAGCAATACACACAAGAGCTGATTAGCGCTATCCCCTTGCTGGATAAAGTAAAACAGGCCGCCGCATTTGAGATCTGCAGTGACGCAGAAGCACTTGCTCGCCCAAAACGGGCTTCGTCATCTCACGGTAACCAAACTGTTATCCAATAGTCTTTTAAACGTCATTTTCTGGAGCTGTATTGGACATATCCCTATCAGAGATCCGGGCATTTAATGCCACGGTTAAAAACGGTAACTACACAAAAGCAGCATCAGATTTAGGCGTCAGCCAGCCTGCTATTACTGTGCAGATACGTAAAATAGAATCACGCTTTAATGGTGCTCTATTTGAACGTATCAACAACGGCGTGCGCTTGACCAATCTCGGGCAAGAACTCCATCGCGTTACCAGACAATACCCCGACCTTGAAGCCTCAATTCAAGCATTAGCAGAGCCTGAACGACAGACCCAACAAACCATTCATGTCGCCACGGCTTCTCCGCTCATCTTTATGCCGTTATTTGCAAACTTCTACCAGCGTTTCCCTGAGTCCCAGTTACATATTGTGTCAGGCACTACAACAGAGTGTCGCAAGATGTTGCTGGATCGTGAAGTCGATATTGGTTTATTTCCTTGCCCTCTGGAGGAGAACAGCATCTCTAAACTTGCTTATCACAGCCACCATTTAATGGCGATTTTACCGCTCGACCACCCTCTGGGTAATCAGAAGCAACTTAGTGTTCATCAGCTGATTGATTATCCCCTGATTTTCTCTAAAACTGATGCTTATACACAAAAAGTAGTCGATCATGCTTTCAAAGAAGCAGGGCTCACGCCTTTTCCTCATATCCATATGGATTCCCGATATGATACGTGCGAAGCGGTCATCTACGGGCTAGGTATCGGCTTTTCTTTGGCAAATGATATCCGCCCCGACTCTCGATATCTAATGGTGCCAATTCAGGAAGCACAAGAGGAGATCGTCGAGCACGTTGTCTGGCTAAAAGCCCGCAGCGGATTACCTAGTATTCGTAACTTCGTGCAACTAGCCTTAGAAAACCGTTGTGCCGAAACGGGAAAACCTATCCCCTAGTCCACCCTATCATGATGCTGACCAGCGCACAGACGATGATCAGCTAACACCTGTATCACGCGACAGTTTGCCACCTTGCCTCCACTGCAGTGTTCCACCATACGTGTTAACTCCATCTTTAGCGCCTCTAACTGAGCAATGCGTTGCTCAATCGTTGTTATCTGGGCTTTAGCAATCGCATCTGCCTCTTTACAGGAGTGATCAGGCATATCTGCTAAAGTGAGAATCTCTTTGATAGCCGCCAACGAAAAGCCTAGCGCCCTGGCATGACGAATAAAGCCGATCCGGTCTACCTCCTCTTGCCGATAATAACGTTGGTTTCCCTCCGTTCTAAAGGGCTCTGGCACAAGACCAATCTGCTCATAATAGCGAATCGTCTGCACCTTACATCCAGAAGCTTTTGCCGCTTTTCCAATCGAATAGGTCGTCACAGAAAGTCCTTGAAGCTATAGTTACTAGAGCTTTTATACTGTTTGCATCGATTGATCGTCAAGGAATCAACATGATGAAAAGCCCGTTATTAAGCACCACTCACAGCCAATATCAATGGGATGTCAAAGGGATGGATTGCGCCAGCTGTGCAGGCAAGATTGAACATGCACTCGGTCGTCTAGAGGGGGTATCCGATATTCAGGTGTCGGTTATGTCAGGAAAGCTATCGCTGACGTTAGACGCAACCTACAGCAGCACACAACATATTGAAGACTCCCTCTCCTCACTGGGGTTTCAGGCTTCCCTTTATGAACAAGGCCAGAAGGATATGCCGCAAAATATACAGAGCTCTTGGCTTTCCCACCCAAAAGCCAAGCAGGTATTACTAACCGGAACACTGCTGTTATTAGCGTGGTTAGCTAGCTTTATCCTTAGCGAAAGCACCGCCCAATGGGGATTTATCAGTGCCTGCTTAGTGGCTCTTGCGCCAATTGGAAAAAAAGCACTCTCCCTGCTCCGCGCTGGTATGCCCTTCACCATTGAGATGTTAATGACCATTGCTGCCTTAGGCGCTTTATTTATTGGAGCCGAGCAAGAAGCCGCCCTTGTCGTATTTTTATTTACGCTAGGCGAGTGGCTAGAAGGCATAGCCGCCAATCGTGCCCGCGCCAGTATCCAAGCGCTAAGTAATTTGGTGCCTAAAACCGCGCTTAAGCTCAATGACCAAGCCACCCCTATACCAATTAATGCAGATAAACTATGCATTAGCGACCTGATTTTGGTGCGCCCCGGCGACCGGCTCCCAGCCGATGGCAACATCGCTGAGGGAGGAACCAGCATCGACGAATCCCCTATAACCGGCGAATCAGTGCCCGTTTATAAATCCACAGGAGAGGCGGTATTTGCGGGTACCATCGTGTTAGAT includes:
- the bfr gene encoding bacterioferritin → MKGNQRVIDGLNSLLAMELAAMDQYFIHSRMYDDWGLSKLFERIDHEVEDEKGHAALLIERMLFLEGTPNMVAREGLQIGTHVAEMLESDLRIEYEVGNRLKEVIKVCEEEQDYQSREILQKLLEDTEVDHAYWLEQQLRLIKMLGIENYLQSQM
- the bfr gene encoding bacterioferritin, with the protein product MQGDKQVLSMLNKVLTAELTSINQFFLHARMYKNWGLGELNEKAYKKSIKDMKQADDLIERILFLEGLPNLQHLERLRIGEHTAEMLQGDLDFEMSQLTLLREAIALCETQSDFVSRELLEKILSEEEEHLDWIEAQQHLIGQVGIANYLQSKM
- a CDS encoding bacterioferritin-associated ferredoxin, encoding MYICICNAVTDSHIRNAIDEGATSVADLNKSLSVGSCCGKCTRSARELIKDHLADSKIDSLSYNAA
- a CDS encoding D-serine ammonia-lyase translates to MPPLSFASLPLDQWCQRLPLINQLIATEELFWLNPKLIPFHQAKTTLPLSDKDTQDAAARLQRFSTYIRQVFPETKPAQGLIESPLRAIPQMQTALSDYYKTPLPGRFLLKCDSHLPISGSIKARGGIYEVLKYAETLALEAGLITESDNYVTFNDEALRQHFAQHRVIVGSTGNLGLSIGIMSARLGFKVTVHMSADARQWKKELLRSKGVDVVEHADDYSKAVEQGRLEASASPNSHFVDDEHSQDLFLGYSVAALRLQKQLGEQNIVVDQAHPLFVYLPCGVGGGPGGVAFGLKQLWGDNVHCFFAEPTHSPCMLLGMYSELHEGISVQDIGLDNHTCADGLAVGRPSGFVGKVMEPLLSGIFTVADNELYKLLALLKQSENIMLEPSALAGMPGIHWANQQQDYLKQHAIEADKITHIVWATGGNMVPEIEQQAYLDQGISLLNYDKS
- a CDS encoding alkaline phosphatase family protein; the protein is MSDKVILVILDGLNAQVASECMGFMEALRAQGIATRYQISCELPSMSRPLYEAILTGVTPIVSGIVHNHVIRNSNQQSIFSLARQAGLSTAAASYHWISELYNHSPYDAIRDRHTCDESLLIQHGCFYHADHYPDDHLFLDAEWLRRQHDPDFLLVHPMNIDNAGHREGLDSSHYRNTTRKTDMILSDYLPQWIEAGYQILITADHGMNNDRSHGGTLPEEQQVPLFVIGSAFSHQPTCKPSQTDLCGTVCELLGIRMHNKPICKDLLLLDPSLKECS
- a CDS encoding HAD family hydrolase, with amino-acid sequence MALVIFDLDETLLAGDSSSLFCHFLVEQGLADQPFIVKEQQLMALYSQQQLSMDDYIAFQLSPLASISVADIEALLPTFVANYIAPRFYPEALELIAQLRAQGDRILVISATAAFIVRAACQHLGIDDVIAIELEESEAGYYTGQIRGIPSYREGKVTRLKAWLNRQNETLENAAFYSDSINDLPLLEAVPHPIATNPDDLLKQTAIERTWQTLTWTC
- a CDS encoding ABC transporter substrate-binding protein, with the protein product MSRLLLASAAVLMASNVMAACPTVTAKDAKGEYPYIFEKAEFEKIYQCQLSFTGNPSAKALNERIAGNPALPALTDRLPTEPLVIAPYVQVGQYGGVLDGISKATESGTSDLLSVRHVNLTRFSDDLKTVVPNVAKRWKWNDNFTELTMELRKGHKWSDGAPFTAEDVAFWYNNMLMDTNIIKSPKDRFLSDGKPMKVEALNETTVRFTLNAPKPGLTAMFAQDYAQPFQPKHLLSKFHPDFNQDANKLAKELGFEDGYAVINFYYGQSDWKDVPSPLLKDKAAAESLVKSGFTAVAPTLESHILVEETLEGRRLVANPYFFQTDTAGNQLPYINEINEIFIGDEDIQTTKMIAGEIDYKAQAVNLPAAPVLLENKDKGGYEVALRPTIGEVAFAFNLTDKDLEKRDIFNNVDFRRAMSLAVNRDQINEIAYFGLGTPTQYTAFDADTASFVTDKQKQAWITYNTKEAAKLLDKAGVVDKDGDGLRDLPSGKKLELNIQYSTQGVATELVEIIAANWNAVGVKTTQKEVTSDEYRNSQSANDLSVTFWTMGRPLATLASNTTDLLPPYGSFFDLRTGMLWEQYRNTKGAEGVKPPATVDEMEQLANEFVQLPMGSDASAKVGHAIAQKMVDDLFVIGTVKAVAPIYYSRKLGNFEVPKTSSYDYYRVYPYMATQWFLSEGGVAKQ